The Chryseobacterium sp. JV274 sequence CTATGATAATCATCTTCTGTAATGGAAAAATGATCATGGATAAATTCTCCTCTCCAATTGATAGGTTTTTTATTCTTATCATACCAGTACATTGCTGAAAACGAATCATCCTCATTGATTCCGTTAATCAGAACTGTAATGGGATATTTACCATCAATTTTTCCTTTAAACAATTTATTGCCAGGACTTGTTTTGTTAAGTTTTTCAGAACCGGAAATCAAGTTTTTTGCATAGGAACTCCAATATTTGTCAAGCTCTTTATAAGTAAATTCTATTTCGTGGCTTCCCAGATCATCCAATGCCCTCATCGCATGATTAGAACATCTACCTGCTACAAAAGTAAGTTTATCCTTTCCGAAAAAATATTTGATACCGTTCAAAGTATACTCCATGAAACAATCTTCATACAGAGCAATTTGATCCTGAGTTTCTTCCGAAGGATTTTTTTCAGATTTCAGTTGGTTTAAAAAATCACCAACTCTTTTTTGAATTCTCTTTTGAATTAAACCATTGATGGTTTTAAAGCTCTCTGCTTGAAATAAATCTTCAGGGTTGATATAGTTTCCGGTTCTCAGGTCGAAATTTTTCCAGTCTGTAAACTCTTCCGGATACGCTCCCGAAGCTTCACCATCTATTGCAATACTCAGAATATTTTTAGGAGTCTCAATCTTATCCCAACTATAAAAATAAACATAGTTTGAATAGGAATTTGTTGCTGTAGAAGCCAGTTTAAAAGGATTACCGCCAGATCCGGGAACATATTCCAGCTGATCTACCTGCAGAAATGTATTGATTTTATTTTCTACTCTCGGATTTTCAGGATAAGAAACAACCGGAAAAACAGCGTTTTCAGTTTTTGGCCGCAGATTACTTATTTTCACTTTTTGCTGTTGTGAAAAACTTAACCCGGAAATCAGTAAGAAAAATACAATACTTTTTTTCACTATTTCGATTTTAGGTACATTAGAATAAACTTAGCAACCAATGTAGAAATTCCCAGTATGATAAACATATTGGCAAATCTCTTGGAGCTTCTGAAACCTTCATGATTTGTTTTCTTTAAAAATAACCCAAAAAGAAGGAATACAATGGGCAAAATGATCTGTAACATTAGTTTCCTCTCATTCTGTTAAATTCATTGATCACCTCATGGTGGCTCACTGTCTTATCTTTGAAATACGTTACAAAGTGCTGCTTTTCTTCTTCCGTAGCTCCCAACTGGTTCAGAATATTCAATAAGTGCATTTTCATATGACCTTTCTGAATTCCTGTAGTTACCAGAGAACGCAATGCCCCAAAGTTCTGTGCAAGACCTGAAACTGCCAGAATACTCATCAGTTCCTGTGCAGAAGGTTTTCCAAGAAGTGCTAACGAGAATTTTACCAAAGGGTGAAGATTCGTAAGTCCTCCTACAACTCCTACAGAAATAGGAAGATCAATCCAGAATCTGAATACTCCGTTGTCTGTTGTACAGTGTGTCAAAGATCTGTATTGCCCATCTCTTGCAGCATAGGCGTGTGCACAGGCTTCTGTTGCTCTGAAATCATTTCCGGTAGCGATTACAACAGCATCTACCCCATTCATTACTCCTTTATTGTGAGTTGTTGCACGGTAAGGTTCAATTTCTGCGATAGTGACTGCCTGTTTGAATTTAGAAGCGAATTCTTCAGGAGAAATTCCGCTGTCATCTTTTAAATCTTCCATTTTACAGGAAACCTCAGCTCTCACGATACAGTCAGGCGTAAAGTTGGAAAGGATATTCATCACAATCTGCAGTGAATTCTTTTCTTCCTGAGTGAAGTCCTCGCTGGTTGCCACTTCCTGTCTCAAAGTTTTCCCAAACTGCTCAAGACATGAGTTGATAAAGTTAGCTCCCATTGAATCCACGGTATCAAAA is a genomic window containing:
- a CDS encoding hydroxymethylglutaryl-CoA reductase, degradative; its protein translation is MNHKPIEGFSKLPKEGKIDWLVNEYLEGNQEYQNILKQYWNDDADLQKLHDEFSENTISNFYMPYGIAPNFLIDGKLLALPMAVEESSVVAAASKAAKFWIDKGGFKTTIINTEKLGHTHFIFDVEPHKLLHFFNFSLKKKLLEATEDITANMRRRGGGILNISLVDKTAEMPNYYQLKASFDTVDSMGANFINSCLEQFGKTLRQEVATSEDFTQEEKNSLQIVMNILSNFTPDCIVRAEVSCKMEDLKDDSGISPEEFASKFKQAVTIAEIEPYRATTHNKGVMNGVDAVVIATGNDFRATEACAHAYAARDGQYRSLTHCTTDNGVFRFWIDLPISVGVVGGLTNLHPLVKFSLALLGKPSAQELMSILAVSGLAQNFGALRSLVTTGIQKGHMKMHLLNILNQLGATEEEKQHFVTYFKDKTVSHHEVINEFNRMRGN